The sequence CCTGTTTTCGTGCGCGGCAAATGCACGTACCGCTTCTTAAAATCGACTTCATCCCACCTCATTCCCTCAATCTCGCCGGCGCGCATCGCCGTCTCGATCGCGAAAACGAGCATCGCGCCGATCCGCGCCGATTTCGTGGTCGGAGTCTCGTCATCGCGATAGCCGAGCCGCGCGAGCAGCAGCGCGATCTCTTCGTCGGTAATGCGCCGTTTGCGCGGCTCTGGCTCGGTCGGACGGCGCATCCCGGTGAGCGGGCTTTCGCTGATCCACTTCCATTCATCACGCGCGGTCGTGAACACGTGCGATAGCAGGTTGATCTCCCGCAGCACCGTCGCCGTGCCGACCTTGCCGCGGCCGGCGGCCTCATCGCCAGCGAGCCGCGCGTCGCGCCATCGGCCCATGTGGTCGGCCGTAACGTCGGAGAGCGGCATAGCTGCGAGATCCGGGAAGTGCTTGACGAACGCGGCGAACCGGATCACTTCCCATCGCGCGGTGCGCTTCGTCGGACTGACGCGCTTCTCATACTCGCGCAGTGCATCCGCGAAAGTGTGCTTCGTGCCGGGCGTCAGCTTCCCGACGTTGATTTCGTGCTCGATCCGCGTCGCCCACGCGACCGCGTCGGCTTTGCTCGAGAACGTCTCCGACATGCTGACGCCCTTGCGGCGCACCTGCGCGCGCCATACGCCGCCCCGCTTCGTGTATGTAGCCATCGTGCCCCTGGTGCAAATCGTGGTGCATTTCTGGTGCACGCGGATGCAAAAACGACTTGTTTTCGCTACAACGCGGCTACCATCCCGAATCGGGACGATAGCACGGAAAGCCTTTACTGGATTGGAGTTACTACAGACAGGATAGCTTTCGCTACGGAATGTGATGGTGCCGGGGACCGGACTCGAACCGGCAAGCCAATCAAGGCGGCGGATTTTCGTCACACTGCTTCTTTCGAAGCCGGCGCCGCGCGGCGCCGTTCGTGCGCTGGACTATGCCTTCGCCGTCGCGCGCGAGCGTTGCTGCCGCTCGTGCGCCTTAGGCGCCCCCCGTCTAGTCTCTACACCTTCCCCGCCGCCGCTTTCGCGACCGCTTCGGGCTTGGCTCGGCGTTGCCTCGGCGCATCGCGCGCCAGGGGTTTCGCCGAATTTGAAGGGTTCTGCACCGGCCGTTTCCGGCCGGGCACTCAATCGTTTAAGTCCGCTATGTTTACCAATTTCATCACCCCGGCAAGGGCGGACCGCATTCTACCACCGCTGCGCCCTCCCCAATACGCTTTCGCCCCTCGATAGCCTGGCCCGCGGCGGCCCGTCGGCGCACCGCTCATCGCCGCGGTTCGCCTCGAATCCGCCGCCGCCAACGCGTCAACGCCGGCGATCGATCGCTCGACGAACGGCCCTGCCCCTGCGTCATCAGTTCTTCATCGACGCCGCCGATAATCCCGACGACGAAAACGTTTACACGCATCCGCCACACGCTTCATGACGCCGACCATCAAAGACGTCGCCGCGCTCGCCGGCGTGTCGATCGCGACCGTGTCGCGCGCGATCAACGCGCCGCACACGGTCAATCCCGCGACGCTCGAACGCATCCGCGCCGCGATCGGCACGCTGCGCTTTCGCCCGAACCCGCTCGGCCGGCAATTGCGCAGCGACCGCACGCAACTGATCGGCGTCGTGCTGCCGACGCTGTCGAACCCCGTCTTCGCCGAATGCCTGCAAGGCGTCGACGAGTTCGCGACGCGCGCCGGCTTCAAGCTGATCGTGATGTCGACCGAATACGACGCCGCGCGCGAGCGCCACGCGATCGAGACGCTGCGCGCGCAGCGCGTCGAAGGCCTGATGCTGACCGTCGCCGACGCCGACGCGCATCCGCTCCTCGACGAGCTCGACCGCGACGGCTCGCTCTACGTGCTGATGCACAACGACACGCCGCATCGCCCGTCGGTCGCGGTCGACAATCGCCGCGCCGCGTACGACGGCGTGCGGATGCTGATCGAGCGAGGCCATCGGCGCGTGCTGATGCTCGCGGGCTCGCTCGACGCGTCGGACCGCGCGCGGCTGCGCGTGCGCGGCTACGCGCAGGCGCTCGACGAGCACGGGCTCGAGCCGCTGCCCGCGCTCGAAATCGACTTCAACGCGCCGACGCTGCCGCACGCGATGCTCGCGCATCTGAGCGCGCGCGCGACGCGGCCGACCGCGCTTTTTTGCAGCAACGACTGGCTCGCGATGGTCGTGATGCGCGGCCTGCGCGATGCGCGCCTCGCCGTGCCCGACGACATGTCGGTGCTCGGCTTCGACGGCCTCGCGGTCGGCGCGCTGCTCGCGCCGCCGCTCGCGAGCGTCGCGACGCCGAATCGCGAGATCGGCCGCGCCGCGTGGCGGCGTCTTGCCGAGCGCATCGCCGGCGAGCGTCACGCGCAGCCGTGGCTCACGCTGCCGCACACGGTGCGCGAAGGCGCGACCGTCGCGCCGCCGCGCGATGCGCGCATGCCGCGGCGAGCCGTATGAATGCGCGCCGAACGCGCGCCGCGTTCGCGCCCGATTCGCGTCGGGTTCGTTCCAGATTTGTTCTGGATTCGTGCCGAGTTCGTGCCCGATTCGCGTCGGGTTCGTTCCCCTCTCGCTTCGGCTTCGCTTCGGATTCGTGCCGGATTCGCGCCGCGTTCGCCTCGCCCCCGCCGTCGATGCGCATCGAACCCGCCCTGACTTCATTCGTTTCGCCCGCCCAAGGAGACCCGCCGTGACCGTCCGCCGCTCTTTCTTCCCGCGCTCGCCGCTCGCCGCCGTGCGTCGCGCGTGCGCCGCCGCGCTCATCCCGCTCGCGTCGCTCGCGCTGTCGCTCGGCGCGCGCGCCGCGCACGCGCAAGACACCGCGATCTGCTACAACTGCCCGCCCGAATGGGCCGACTGGGCTTCGCAGATCGCCGCGATCAAGCAGAAGACCGGCATCCGCGTGCCGTTCGACAACAAGAACTCGGGCCAGGCGATCGCGCAGCTCATCGCCGAGCAGAAGAGCCCCGTCGCGGACGTCGTCTATCTCGGCGTGTCGTCGGCGTTCCAGGCGAAGGACAAGGGCGTGACCGCGCCG comes from Burkholderia savannae and encodes:
- a CDS encoding LacI family DNA-binding transcriptional regulator; amino-acid sequence: MTPTIKDVAALAGVSIATVSRAINAPHTVNPATLERIRAAIGTLRFRPNPLGRQLRSDRTQLIGVVLPTLSNPVFAECLQGVDEFATRAGFKLIVMSTEYDAARERHAIETLRAQRVEGLMLTVADADAHPLLDELDRDGSLYVLMHNDTPHRPSVAVDNRRAAYDGVRMLIERGHRRVLMLAGSLDASDRARLRVRGYAQALDEHGLEPLPALEIDFNAPTLPHAMLAHLSARATRPTALFCSNDWLAMVVMRGLRDARLAVPDDMSVLGFDGLAVGALLAPPLASVATPNREIGRAAWRRLAERIAGERHAQPWLTLPHTVREGATVAPPRDARMPRRAV
- a CDS encoding tyrosine-type recombinase/integrase; protein product: MTKIRRLDWLAGSSPVPGTITFRSESYPVCSNSNPVKAFRAIVPIRDGSRVVAKTSRFCIRVHQKCTTICTRGTMATYTKRGGVWRAQVRRKGVSMSETFSSKADAVAWATRIEHEINVGKLTPGTKHTFADALREYEKRVSPTKRTARWEVIRFAAFVKHFPDLAAMPLSDVTADHMGRWRDARLAGDEAAGRGKVGTATVLREINLLSHVFTTARDEWKWISESPLTGMRRPTEPEPRKRRITDEEIALLLARLGYRDDETPTTKSARIGAMLVFAIETAMRAGEIEGMRWDEVDFKKRYVHLPRTKTGVARDVPLSPRALALLKQFEPLRKEFGGSVFGVEAALRSTLFAKAKKAVMLDDLHFHDARREALTRLSKIFSVMELAKISGHQDLRILQAVYYAPHAADLADKLHQAST